ACCCTCGAATTGCTCCTTTCCGAAGCCAGAGTCAGTTTTAGACAGGTGAATGTTCTTGTTGAGATGATACAATATCATCATTGAGGAATGCTTGGCACGACGGAGTGAATCAAATTGATAGTGATTTTTCTCGCAGAAGCTTAAAAAAGAATGCCTATTCtcgaaaaaatcattttcaataatGGCATCTTGGTCCTCAGTGCTAGCAGGTATATCGTCCACCACAACCTACAAGGTATTCACCATACCATCCAATAAAAAAAAGGGTTAGTAATCCAAAATTTGTGAACCAACAACTTCCTATTCTCTAACCCCCATTCTATTCATTTATATCGTGTATTACTCCTCTCTTTCCCGTCATGTCTCAGACCCATCTCACAGCTGGTAAAGAACTTTTTTAAGGCAAAAGAGAGTTCACCTCAGAAAGTAAATGCTCTTCTCCACTACTGGAAGTGTGTGTTTTCTGCTCACTAAGGTTATCCTTCAACGCGAGACACCtgcaataagaaaaaatataaatttcatattaCGGGACATATTGGATATTGCTATTATGATTCTCGCAGAAGTAGCAACATTTCTACACATCAGAAACAAATTCACTATTACACGTCTTTCTACACATTGATATTACAAAACAGATTGAATATTACTATTATGATTCTCATGGAAGTAACAACCAGTCTGCGCCAAAGATATCTATTATTGACTGCAGAAAGGGTGCACTGAGCTGAAAGGGCTCATGTTGTTTAAAAGGAGGTGCAGGGGACATAGCGGAAGTGTGGAGAACTTTTTATGACTTAATATCCATAAATGGAAGAAAACGATGAAGTTTTAACTTCCTCTCTAGTTGTCCAAAGCAGCATAACATGAGTAATATATTATACCATTAGGATGATGTAAAATATCATTCAGCTCCTCTCCTTCCCATATCAAATATAGTTCAAAAGAAAATTCTTCGAGGAATAAAAAGGAGAAACTAAAGAGGTGGAACTATCACCTCGCACATATATGAAAGTTTCTGCACTGCTTACAAGACCATCGACCTTCTGATAATATTGCTTGTTGGCAGTTTGTGCACACAACAAGCAAGTTTACAATGATGAAATCTTCTTTCACGGGTAAGATTGTTTGCCCCAGCTGTCAATTCaaagaattaatttataattcatTCACACTATTGGAAAACATTTGAATTCTTTGGGATGAACACACGCACATGCAGAGAGATACAAACACACACTCGCTCAgacatgtaaaaaaatatttgtcttaGCATGTCTCATCAATAATCCAGACAAAGAGATCAGTTTTATTAACAGCAGAGTTCATAGCTTCTCATTTGCTGATAATGACACCATTCATTCTGGATAttataaattgttttttctGTTACTGCAAAATGGTAAGATGCTCATTAGATGTTGCAACCATTTTAGATGAAATTTAAGGTTTATCTAATCCTCCATcccattatacctctttttttcaaaaaaatctaaaaagaagAAAGTTCATTGAACATCCATGAAAAGAAGGAAGTTCATAAAACCTCCATGTACTCCCCTCCTTTCTTTGCATATTCCTAATTGTTCATATCTTCTTCTTGTAGTTTTACACAACAATAAGAATTATGTGACAGATCCACTTTTACTCTCACACCTACTCCAACTAAGGACATAACTCAGAgctaacaacaaaagaaagatcCTTCAGTTGAAGTATGCAAACTGCGGACATAATGCAGCCATACCTTTTGCATCACTAGAATATCTTTAGTTGCATCTGCAGAAAGATTGTCATGTCCAATTGCTTTTAGCGTACTCTTTGTCATTAGCTTTTTAACTTTATTCCGTGAATCACCTCTGCTCTCTTTCTCAATATTCCTAACTATATCTTCTGCAGCACCCGACCAATAGTCTCCGTCGAAATATGGCAAATGAGCAGCACTTATTCTGGCACTATTCCTTGTACTCGGCACAAAAAAGTGGTCATATAAATTAGTGTAGTTCACCACGATATCCTCTTCAGAGGCTTTCCTTAACATTGACCTATACCTGCAGCCCAAAATAACATAATACATTCAACTCCATTGAAATACTGCGTTGAGACTGAGAAGTACCCCTGAAACCATTTGGTTAGTATTGAAAGCTTAAAGTTAATATTGTCTAACCAGATTTGAAGAATTTAACGCAACAGATGGAGAAAGGTAATATCATTTACTCAAATTGGAAAAGGTGACTCCCTGTAGGACTGAGACTAGGCACAAGAGAAATTGACAGCGCCCGACAAAGCACTATTCTGGAAGGGGTTTGTGGAGTTGGAAAATGGTCATAGCAGACAAAATACTCAAAAGGAGAATTGGTTAACTCAACAGGTCACTAACTTTCTACAGGACCACTTCTGTAAAGTCATCAAGATTAGGTGGATTCATGTGAAAATTTAGTTCTGCAGGAGATTGGGAAACAAAGAGGGTAAAGTGACAAAGCATAGCAATCATACCTTCATGCCCTGATGTGGACGGTTTGGAGGTAGTGGATCAGAAGAATTTGAATGAATCCGAAGAatccttttttatatttagaaagATTGGTtaaattttgtacatttttgAGTTGACAGAACCTTCctacaaatataaatatgatgATCTTCCAGAATAGAAGGGGATCTTCATAAGTCTTACGATGAATTTGACTGGCAGGCTAGATGGAAATGAGAAGGAATATCATTAGCTTTTTATTTAGTACTAATTGGTGAACTGACAGAATTCATAAGCATTCAGCAGGCTCTGGAGGAATTCCAAAAGGACAGAGAATTTAGGAATCTGAGATTTTGACAAATTAGAACTTCATGAATGGAGGGattttatattagtaaaaaaaatctcAGACTTTCTGAACTGTCGAAGCAAAAACTTTGTTTCTGAGTAGGCAAACTTCATGGTGTGATTTACTTTTGAAGTCTTGAAAGCAGAAAACTGATAATATGTGAGAACTTGTTCCCTTTTTGCTatcaaaattacaaaagaaaaattgccCATTTCTCCATGTATATCtatgaaaaaactaaaacatgatTATATTGATATCTAACACGAGAAAAGGGGGCAGGAAGGATGAGGAAGGAAAAAAGGAGCGCAATAGGAAGACACATACCATAACCGGAGCTTCTCTGGTTTTGGTGTTTTCTGAGATTCAGGATGGCAATACAAGATGTAGTCTTCACCTTTTACAGGGGGGCAAGCCCATAAATAGCAGGTTGTAAAACCTCGTTTCTTGCAGTAATCCATGTACCCAATCTGATGTGATAACCAAGAAAAAGCAAATGTTTCGTTAATCTAGTGATTCAACAGATAAAACtaaaatctatatttaaatataaaaaggaGAGTATTTTGCACTTACCAGTATTTCCTGGTATACAAAAGTTCGCAGAGCTTCCCCTTTCACAGTTTCTATATCAGGTTTAAAGTACTTGATAGAATCGAGATATGATATATAGACGCAACGTCTATTCGGAGGGGCACATTCTGATCCAAACTCTTGGACATACATTCCAAAGAGGCAAACATCTACTCCTCCAATTTTCTGGAATAATAGAATCACCTTTTTGGACATTATGTCAGATTCAGCTCAAAAACATATATAGGTATTTTCAGAAGACATGAACAAAAGAAAGGGTGTGGACCACAAAATGTTAAGCAATTTCATTTAGTACTCCACAAAATCATAAACAAGCAAGTGTTGTCGAAAATATCAAGCTAAGATCGAACTTCATGATACAATAAAGCTAAAGTTTGGATTGAGATTATAGCTTTAGTAAGGGAATCTTGCATTTTTAAGTCACAAGAAAGAATGCCAAAAGTTCAATTTTCTCACCTTTGATTTGTACTGGAACTCTGGAGGATAACCTTCATTGTGACAAAGATCCAAAAATGGCTGCTTTACTTTCAAATTTCTGTTAACAGACAATACCACTCTGACAATTAGATCTGCTGCACCAGGTACCTgctcaaatttaaatattagaaAAGTGTTTGTTATGTGGGTGACCCTAACCATAGTGAAAGTTTGTCGGGAACAACTATATTCAACCTATTTTAGTAGCTTACCTCATCAGCATCCTGTCCTGACAATTTTGCTCTCTCATTTCTTTCTAGGTTGAGGCGCCTGGACAGTCTCTGCTCAATGTGATCACTAAGCATAGTTCTTGGAAGATCTTGAGCTCCGATAGAAACTGGTAAAGGCACATGCTCTCCTGCTTCTATCTCCTTTAAACAACAAAATGGACATATGTACTTCGCTTGTCCTTCTAAATCTTTTTTAGCATTATAGAGAGCACAAATTTGATGTTGCCAGCATTCACACTTATCACATTGTACCCACTACAGATATCCCAATGAGATAAATTTAGCAACAACAGAAAAAATAAGTACCAACACGTGAAACAGAAAGTCATACTAAACTCACCGATTCTTCATTTTGATCATTATTTTTTGCCTTTTGAAACTTATTTTTGCTAATTGATAGTCCTTGGGATGAGACATCATCGCCACACGACTTCCTGAAACATTTTGTACAAAAGCAGTGCCGTCCACCAGCTTCGTCCACAGCCCAATAATAAACCAAGTTGCGCTTGATACACTTACAACATGATGAACAATATACAGGTCTTGGGACAAAAACAAGCCTATCGGTGCCACATAATTGGCAGACATTCTCAGAGATAGGAAGTACTGTCATATTTCCAGTTGATCCCTGCAAAAAATGCAACGGAAAACTAGTTGTCAAGCTAATTAACAAATTGACGAGCCAACATTAGGATATAGAGAGCCTCCATTGAAATACCACATgcacaaaaataagaaaataaaacaactacCCCTCAGTCTCAAGCAAGTTGGTCGCAGCTATATTAATCCTCTCTTACCACATTTTACTCAATTTAACCTCATTGCCGATAtcatataaaatagaaataagcATAAAAAGTACTTTAGAATTTCTACTAACGTATAAATCTCTAAAAGGTGTAACAATTCCTAGAAAAGTATAAAGACGTAAGGTAAAAGTGCTAACTTGACTAAAACAAATTCTCAACTAATAGGCATCTCTTATAACTCCGTTCGCCTGTGTGAGCTTGCTCATATTTCCAGTCCTAAGTCCGAAAAAAGAAGGAGGTTGTGGTAGGTTGacaaccaatgtaaaactagcCATGAAGAATCCtcacatacaaaaaataaaataataaagataaatataaacaaaagagtaaccaaaaataaagaagacaggAAAAGAATTGAGGAGATTAGCACAAATACCTTTATCCTAATGCATGTACTTCAGTAAGTTTCAAATAACTAATTATATTTCTGCAAGCCCCACAATGTGTGCAATCTTTTAGATCCCCtcccccccaccccctaccccAACTGACCAAAATGGAAGAAAGGTccctttttcttattctttttttttctgcaAGGATATTTGCCTTGCTAAGGAGGACTTCTCCATGAATTTAATAGGACAGTAACCAATACTGGAAATGCTAAGAAATGTCTTTAAGTTGTGCTTCTTTTACTTAAGCTATCTCTACAGTATGTGCTAATGCAAGTGAAAAAACTTATAGTTCGAGAAGGTTTGTGAACTCATTTATGCATAAATGTGAGACACTTCTTTACATATCTGTGTGACTTCTAATTCATTGTTGATACCTTATACCAGAAcactaagagttatgaccataaAAGAGAAcaagaaattatacataaattgtACCACTAAAATATTATCACAAAATAAACAAGTTGAAGAAAATTTTACCCAGCAGTCAGACCAGCTCAAACAATAATCTATCAAATTCTTCTGAATTTTGTTACTCTTTAAGTCTTCTTTAGTTTTGATATGAGAAAAACACTGAACATATATGAATTCTATGTTATATTTCAAACCTGATTATATTGACTGAGATTGTGGATATGATCCTTCAACTGCTCAATGGTGAAATAGTCCGTCAATGAAATACCCAGCCTCTTTGGATCTTCTGATCTCATTTCCATCTGATAATCAGCTTTTGGTTCAGTTAAATCGCTCCTTGCAGATGAAGTGGTCTGGTCATACTTAGATGCACTTTGTAACTCCTGTTGTTGATCATCAGTAGGCTCTATAGGAAGAAAAGACAACCTTTCTAAGCTCATCTGGGAAGAACTGTCAATCTCATTATAATCTGTTCCACTGCTGCATGTATGCACTGTCTTCTGCAGTCCACAATCATTAGTGAGCTCTGCAGAGGAAAAAGAACCATTTGCAACATGCAAGATGTCGATGTTGGCAAGATTGCAAGATTCACCAGCTGTATTCTGGTCCTCCACACAGCTGGCAATTTCATTACTGATCTCTGTTTTATTCTTCTTGCTGCAAATAGGACTTTCAAAGAACTGCCCTAATGATAAATGTCCAGCAGCAGGGGACTGCTGATTGCCAGAATCAGCATTGGAAGACCCACATTGAAGCACAGGGAGATTTTCCACCCTCTTCCGCTTTGATGGTGGCAAAGCAGCTTCATTGATAGAAGATCTAAAGCCACTACATTCCTCATTATGGAGAATCGCTACCATAGTTTTGTCTGACTCCTTAACATCTGTAGGATGCAGCTCTCTGACAGGCTTGCACATCCCACAGCCAGCATATTGACAGTTTTGAAAATGAGATATCAGTGCTGAGTTCCAATCACACCAACATCTCTTTCCATTGCATACAGTTAAATGCAAGTAATTCATAAAAGGAATTTGAATTCTCCCAGCATCTACTACTCCACTATTGTAATTGATGTATAAAGCAAGAATATCATGTAAAGACAAATTATCTGAATTTGAAAGGTTTGCAGATCCGATTGGATGAACATCACAGTCAGACCCATTTGAAGAACCAGtatgaagttgatgaagatCACGTTGCTGAATACTAGGTAACTGCTCTGGGAAAGGCTGGAATACACTGGGTAAACTCGATCTTTGTCTTGATACATTATTCATAGTAGCATCTTGCTCCACCAAATACCCATATGATCTTGAATTAGGCAGCTGAGAAGACATTGCAGTTGGCAAAGTGTAGTCTTTAGAAAACCAATTAACTTCCGATTCTGAAGGCCAACGATTCAGATGAGACGAATCTACACTTTGTCCATATAATGCTGGAACGTTGTCATGATAAATATTCTGATTAGTCTCCAGGTATCTTCCACATTTTCTGAGATTGAATTCAACTGACCAAATCAagcaaaaaaaaacaagtataaTAAGTGActacacacacacaaaaaaaaagtagtagtaAAAGTCGTGGAGAATGGAAGTACATTTAAGAACTAAAACATTACAAAAGttcataagaaatagaaattaCCTTCATCGGAATACTGCGGCTTAATTAGACTTTTTGATACTGACTCGGAGATACTTAGAAAACCGTTATCTGAATATGTTAGTCCATCTTCATAGGGTTCCTTATTGGCATTCCATTCTCCTTCGGAACATACAGTAACAGATGAGAATGGCTCAGGAGAATCAACAATCTCTTTGGAAATATATGACACACCGGCCGAGGAAAGTACTTCTCCCAATTCACCTGGCTTATTAGCTGATAATGCTGTATCAAAAGTAATACCTTTAGAATTTCAAATTGCAACGTGTTAAATGTCACACGTaaatgagagagagagagaagaaaacAGAAAAGATAGATCCATGTGAGGGTGCAAAGCTACTTGCCACTTTCAAAGCTacaaaaattgtcaaaaactCACCTGTTTGGAGTAAGCTGTCAGTCATACAAGAAGCCGTTAAGTGATCATGATGTACAGATTGCAAATTTGAACTGCAACAAAGTGCCTCATGCTGCCATGCTTGTGGATTATATGCTTCTTGCAGgaataaattttgatattcacGTGAAGGTATCTCTCCCACATGATCCTGCTGTTTTAATTCAAAACAAATGAGCTCAACTCAATGAAGCAGTTTAGACCAAAAATTAAACATTAGTCAACCAACAAAAGCAAACTCTTAGCTGGTGATGAAGAATTCATTTAGAAAGCAATGGACTATTGACAATCCTCgaaaaaaaatccaattaaagAATCACGTGACAAGAGAATTTGACATGTTTCTCGGACTTAAATATAATAACCACCAAAGAAACAGACCTTACAAACTGCATCTACTGATGGCTGACTACTCAAGTCAGGCAAATTGTTGAACATCTGCTTGCCCATGTCCAAATTCCTTTTCCACATATAACTCTTGCTGCAAaggaaaatagtttttcaaaGTTAAGAAAATTATGCAAGTGTATCATTCACATGATATCATATGTCCAGGTTTTAACAACTTTGTCCatggaaaaaacaaaaacaaatttagAACTTACATTCTATTTCCAATCATTCCATTCACAGGAACCCTTGTTTGATCATTGGTCCACTCGATCTGATTATCATTTTGTTTCTCACGCTGTTGTGAACCTGTGGTATTAAGCTGGAGGAGATCTGATGCCTCCTGGAATAAGTAGGTTCCTCCAGAACTAAATGGTACCCCAACACTGACTCTGTTCAAATTCATCTGGCTTTCTAAACATTCCTCCTACAATGAAAATTGAAAAGCCAACAAAATTAGGAGCTTTCTACACTTACCAGCTGACACAAACGTGTTTATATTACTTGCAGAAGTGATACTGACGCTATGCGAGTTAGAAATTTTTTGTTCAAGTGCCAGCAATGgcaaattcaaaaaagaaaaagatcttCTCAACAGTTCTGAAAAGCATTAATCCATAAAAATCTTATATGCGTGTGTGTGTGCCTatccaaattatatatatgtctaGAACCTTTATATCTTTTTACCAGGAGAAAATAATTACACCTTTGAAATTCCCGGGACATCCTATATAGATTTTCATTTGAAGTACTTTCTCTTGTTTAAATGCTCATCCTCTCACTGTCCTGGTAAAGGGGTGGCGCCAACCACGTGAAGTTCTATTCAACAACTATGGTGAGATTACCTTAAACAATCTCCATTGGATAAACATAGACTAATTCCTACAGCATGGGAGTAACTACACATAGAACTTACCAATTAACTCGAACGTTCAGTGCAAGTAATTAGCATCCATTATTGATCCATTACACTAAACAACTAATCACCTAGAAAAGTTATTCaagataaagaaattttaaaaaggaatatTCAATAGAATCCTTAAGTCTAAAATTCAGTCCTATTCTATGATTGTCATGCTGATCAACTTGCATGCCACTGCATAATTCAAGGGAGTTTTtcgtatttaaattgtaattcaTACCACTCACATGCAAATTAGTAAACCTAATCACAATTCAAGCCATTATCATGTATAAAGCAATTAAGAACGTAAATTTTGtagggcaaaaaaaaaaaagttcatcaAAAACTATGATATCCTAACAAAATATTACAATTCAATTAACAAAATTCGCTCTTTACCATTATAATTCATTCGACGAAGATTAGGGTTTTGGTATAATTAGGGAGACggcaagaaaaataaatttatagaGAAAAAGAGAACATACAATTTGATTTCTACGGGGAAAGACAAGTTTGTGTCCGCTTCGGAAAAAAAGGAGGGTAAGAGCGCGGCAAGGATTTGAGGCTGAACCGGATACGAATTTGGGTTGGATTCGGATCTTTCACTTATTTCTAGCCCACTATAATAAGTTTCAGCTTGGGTCAAAGGTCCATTAAATAAGCCCTAAGTTAttcaaatcctaaataaaaaaggatacACTTATATTTAATACTGTAttatccttttttatttaggagtAGAATTACTAATATAATCATAtaattaagttttaaaaaaattgccaaTAATTATGCGTGGCTGTAAATTGTGAAACTTACTTTAAATAGCATGTATTttaaagagcaactttcacatatatcaaacataaaaattatatttgtatgttatagacttatagctatagtttgcataattgcgctccatagcaaatggagcttttgatttgtataattcgctacaaacatctaattttatacaaattgttcagttttgtataaatcaATTtgtacattgtaatttgtataataagatttgtagttgtataattataagtgtataggatgaaaaatatatgtatttgtatttgtatatacacttttctctcactttatacaaacacaaacgcattttatacattttatatcgaaatgtataaaatggctaattgtataccgaaaatggctaGTTGTATACCGaattagatgacaaaaaaaggagatgtttgctgcgaattacaattaaaataaactatggctataacatttaatttgaattaatagtttactatttcatacaattttccctattttaaaCACACCCTCATGTTTAGTGCATGACTACCTCatctaaaaatattaattattaaaaaaacatatttttatttattcaaataatatttcatatgCGGGTTTGATTCCTTTTTagtcaaatatgaaaaaaaattggataatAGGTGGTATGGAGCTCAAACTCAGCACCTCTGCCTACTCTGGTATTATCTTAAAGTGTGTATAAAGAAGGAGAGTGTAGAGTACTGGCATCATATTTAGTATTTTGACatgaaacataaatttatgtgtAAAATACTTTAAGAATTCCAACAAATAGTATACATGATCCTATAACGTTAAAAATATAATGGGTTCAACTGTTCAAGACAAAAAATAAGGTTGAacccataaaatttaaattttgaatttaaatctTTTTATGACTATCTTATCCAATGACTTAAATGGttagagaaaatatatttttactttttaattatatactcTTTCAAAGACCGTAAAATTCTCTCTATTACTCAACGGAATTTCATGAATTTCAACTTCTACCtgaagagagaaaaatcaaCATTATTTAACAAACATAATAAGGTTGtcaaaaaataaactaacataaTAAGAGGAAGTTACGGGGCACGGTacctattcattttattttatcaaagatAACTGACCGATTAGTTGATTTGCTTTTAGAATGCAGTTTTATTATTCTTCAGACGTCGGCCATAATTATGGTGTTGGAAAGTTTACTGGTGAATCACTGAATGCCAACTGATTACATGCAAACCAAATCTTACGTTATTGCTTTTCTTTTTCGTCTGCTTACAAATTAATGttcctttcttgatttgatACACTCTGATCTCACCGACATGTATACgactatataattaaaaaacattttgGTACGATATACGtgtctttaatttaaaatcataaaaattaaagtCACATTTTCATCAAACTAAGACACACAAACAAATAAGGAGGGAGTATGTTCTCTCATATAAAAGGGCCTTAACCAGGTTGAAAAAATGAGATCTATATTTACGATAGCCTTTGACTCGTGAGTGATGCATGACCAGTAGAAAGAAGACCCTTCAATCCCATTATCAGTGAATCATTCTAAACAATACAGTAGGTTACATTATTGGAAGGTGAACTAATTTATAACCAAGGGGACAAGTCACCTTGggtaaaaatgttaaaaattgGAAGTAGCCCCCAAGGTTATTACTAGGTTTAGTTTCAGTACACAATTATAATTAATCtgtttataaaaagaaaagtaaaagtcTGGCCAATATTCGTCATCTGGGACAAAGTACAAATATGAAAAAGCACTTCCAACCTAGCTGTCATGAATCCTGTTCTATGTCTTGCTGCTGTCTTCTACAGTTCTACCTTAACCACCATCGTTGAATACTGGAGATCGGAGTATGCATGAATGGAGCATATCGTTGAACCAGAGGATTTACATGCCTCCCAATTGTAGCCCACATGCTCTGATGGTAACCAGCAGTAGCAGGAGCATGATACATAAGCTTCAATAGCTGCACAAGAGTTGAAATACATGTCAATGAAAATTAGGGATAGTAACTACATGATGGGACACATGCAACTTCCATCAAGTTTAAACTCTCAAATATGAATG
The Solanum stenotomum isolate F172 chromosome 12, ASM1918654v1, whole genome shotgun sequence DNA segment above includes these coding regions:
- the LOC125848918 gene encoding probable histone acetyltransferase HAC-like 1 isoform X2, producing MNLNRVSVGVPFSSGGTYLFQEASDLLQLNTTGSQQREKQNDNQIEWTNDQTRVPVNGMIGNRIKSYMWKRNLDMGKQMFNNLPDLSSQPSVDAVCKQDHVGEIPSREYQNLFLQEAYNPQAWQHEALCCSSNLQSVHHDHLTASCMTDSLLQTALSANKPGELGEVLSSAGVSYISKEIVDSPEPFSSVTVCSEGEWNANKEPYEDGLTYSDNGFLSISESVSKSLIKPQYSDEVEFNLRKCGRYLETNQNIYHDNVPALYGQSVDSSHLNRWPSESEVNWFSKDYTLPTAMSSQLPNSRSYGYLVEQDATMNNVSRQRSSLPSVFQPFPEQLPSIQQRDLHQLHTGSSNGSDCDVHPIGSANLSNSDNLSLHDILALYINYNSGVVDAGRIQIPFMNYLHLTVCNGKRCWCDWNSALISHFQNCQYAGCGMCKPVRELHPTDVKESDKTMVAILHNEECSGFRSSINEAALPPSKRKRVENLPVLQCGSSNADSGNQQSPAAGHLSLGQFFESPICSKKNKTEISNEIASCVEDQNTAGESCNLANIDILHVANGSFSSAELTNDCGLQKTVHTCSSGTDYNEIDSSSQMSLERLSFLPIEPTDDQQQELQSASKYDQTTSSARSDLTEPKADYQMEMRSEDPKRLGISLTDYFTIEQLKDHIHNLSQYNQGSTGNMTVLPISENVCQLCGTDRLVFVPRPVYCSSCCKCIKRNLVYYWAVDEAGGRHCFCTKCFRKSCGDDVSSQGLSISKNKFQKAKNNDQNEESWVQCDKCECWQHQICALYNAKKDLEGQAKYICPFCCLKEIEAGEHVPLPVSIGAQDLPRTMLSDHIEQRLSRRLNLERNERAKLSGQDADEVPGAADLIVRVVLSVNRNLKVKQPFLDLCHNEGYPPEFQYKSKVILLFQKIGGVDVCLFGMYVQEFGSECAPPNRRCVYISYLDSIKYFKPDIETVKGEALRTFVYQEILIGYMDYCKKRGFTTCYLWACPPVKGEDYILYCHPESQKTPKPEKLRLWYRSMLRKASEEDIVVNYTNLYDHFFVPSTRNSARISAAHLPYFDGDYWSGAAEDIVRNIEKESRGDSRNKVKKLMTKSTLKAIGHDNLSADATKDILVMQKLGQTILPVKEDFIIVNLLVVCTNCQQAILSEGRWSCKQCRNFHICARCLALKDNLSEQKTHTSSSGEEHLLSEVVVDDIPASTEDQDAIIENDFFENRHSFLSFCEKNHYQFDSLRRAKHSSMMILYHLNKNIHLSKTDSGFGKEQFEGQRPLKVKLMDILVHASQCRATPSNPCSYSGCLKMRKLFQHACRCSVRVPGGCALCRKIWSLLHWHSQTCQDISCLVPRCKDIKKHVARRNPLLQRGERG
- the LOC125848918 gene encoding probable histone acetyltransferase HAC-like 1 isoform X1, which translates into the protein MEECLESQMNLNRVSVGVPFSSGGTYLFQEASDLLQLNTTGSQQREKQNDNQIEWTNDQTRVPVNGMIGNRIKSYMWKRNLDMGKQMFNNLPDLSSQPSVDAVCKQDHVGEIPSREYQNLFLQEAYNPQAWQHEALCCSSNLQSVHHDHLTASCMTDSLLQTALSANKPGELGEVLSSAGVSYISKEIVDSPEPFSSVTVCSEGEWNANKEPYEDGLTYSDNGFLSISESVSKSLIKPQYSDEVEFNLRKCGRYLETNQNIYHDNVPALYGQSVDSSHLNRWPSESEVNWFSKDYTLPTAMSSQLPNSRSYGYLVEQDATMNNVSRQRSSLPSVFQPFPEQLPSIQQRDLHQLHTGSSNGSDCDVHPIGSANLSNSDNLSLHDILALYINYNSGVVDAGRIQIPFMNYLHLTVCNGKRCWCDWNSALISHFQNCQYAGCGMCKPVRELHPTDVKESDKTMVAILHNEECSGFRSSINEAALPPSKRKRVENLPVLQCGSSNADSGNQQSPAAGHLSLGQFFESPICSKKNKTEISNEIASCVEDQNTAGESCNLANIDILHVANGSFSSAELTNDCGLQKTVHTCSSGTDYNEIDSSSQMSLERLSFLPIEPTDDQQQELQSASKYDQTTSSARSDLTEPKADYQMEMRSEDPKRLGISLTDYFTIEQLKDHIHNLSQYNQGSTGNMTVLPISENVCQLCGTDRLVFVPRPVYCSSCCKCIKRNLVYYWAVDEAGGRHCFCTKCFRKSCGDDVSSQGLSISKNKFQKAKNNDQNEESWVQCDKCECWQHQICALYNAKKDLEGQAKYICPFCCLKEIEAGEHVPLPVSIGAQDLPRTMLSDHIEQRLSRRLNLERNERAKLSGQDADEVPGAADLIVRVVLSVNRNLKVKQPFLDLCHNEGYPPEFQYKSKVILLFQKIGGVDVCLFGMYVQEFGSECAPPNRRCVYISYLDSIKYFKPDIETVKGEALRTFVYQEILIGYMDYCKKRGFTTCYLWACPPVKGEDYILYCHPESQKTPKPEKLRLWYRSMLRKASEEDIVVNYTNLYDHFFVPSTRNSARISAAHLPYFDGDYWSGAAEDIVRNIEKESRGDSRNKVKKLMTKSTLKAIGHDNLSADATKDILVMQKLGQTILPVKEDFIIVNLLVVCTNCQQAILSEGRWSCKQCRNFHICARCLALKDNLSEQKTHTSSSGEEHLLSEVVVDDIPASTEDQDAIIENDFFENRHSFLSFCEKNHYQFDSLRRAKHSSMMILYHLNKNIHLSKTDSGFGKEQFEGQRPLKVKLMDILVHASQCRATPSNPCSYSGCLKMRKLFQHACRCSVRVPGGCALCRKIWSLLHWHSQTCQDISCLVPRCKDIKKHVARRNPLLQRGERG